In Corvus cornix cornix isolate S_Up_H32 chromosome 28, ASM73873v5, whole genome shotgun sequence, one genomic interval encodes:
- the LOC104696923 gene encoding E3 ubiquitin-protein ligase TRIM7-like — protein sequence MLASRMERVESETVVEEVEEMSGIADVTLDPDTANPFLILASDQRGVGRGDEWTLLPDNPERFDTEPCVLGSHGFAAGRHCWEVEVAEAGEWWAVGVAQESVRRKGVLNFTPQEGIWAVGQWFGQYHAFTDPDWTPLHLTCLPRAIQVCLDFRDQQVTFADAENEAPIFAFCLASCPGERLHLWLWVGMGSWLKLCP from the exons ATGTTGGCATCCAGGATGGAGAGAGTAGAGAGTGAGACCGTggtggaggaggtggaggagatgAGTGGAATAG CCGACGTGACCCTGGACCCAGACACTGCCAACCCCTTCCTCATCCTGGCCAGTGACCAGCGAGGGGTGGGACGGGGGGACGAGTGGACCTTGCTGCCCGACAACCCCGAGCGGTTCGACACGGAGCCATGTGTGCTGGGCAGCCACGGCTTTGCTGCGGGGAGACACTGCTGGGAGGTGGAGGTGGCCGAGGCAGGGGAGTGGTGGGCTGTGGGAGTGGCCCAGGAGTCTGTCAGGAGGAAGGGGGTGCTCAACTTCACGCCCCAGGAGGGCATCTGGGCTGTGGGGCAGTGGTTTGGACAGTACCATGCTTTCACTGATCCTGACTGGACCCCCCTGCACCTTACCTGCCTCCCCAGGGCCATCCAGGTCTGCCTGGACTTCAGAGACCAGCAGGTAACTTTTGCTGATGCTGAGAATGAAGCCCCGATCTTTGCTTTCTGCCTGGCCTCGTGTCCTGGGGAGAGGCTGCACCTGTGGCTCTGGGTGGGGATGGGCTCGTGGCTCAAGCTGTGCCCCTGA